In Oncorhynchus clarkii lewisi isolate Uvic-CL-2024 chromosome 2, UVic_Ocla_1.0, whole genome shotgun sequence, one DNA window encodes the following:
- the LOC139380327 gene encoding Golgi-associated kinase 1B-like, whose amino-acid sequence MALRMWSKICCKRWAVWAFLLLFTLSVVVINTLPFPHSETRRLPSRGLSSAGAEGYRARARPRERATLAPHHHHHLPLPLNGHSGGWKQNDKIKESSKHHLVKDQPKLDRRAASMTGERTHSNYKKNGKTKGIASKRKEKKEIPPSSIRDKQHDTPPLTVNAVLIRHDGSHLTNCSGSELSTQPPPLPRQENVHPAVPQTVARSHSLPSTADLGLSDSEHKCTPDEQRQDQGHTGQAGKAGRKNLTKQQAVKKVPRQLRKRDRQPSWRKETRPTAETAAAAEKGSEGGSHWCKMSAGEREFPDTDTRRIRTEDTDSVPWLSKDDIHKMEFLSSSEVVSKARVPAHGQVLHVGLGAPHHPPSLGAPLADHSGHCQQGLCALIKRPDDWFEVFAFHLDRVLGLNRSLPTVLRDFHSDILPYKYTRGAARPVVWWDPGIQHLADDDNDQNSFPLTWPQYQSLLRARCGSGSGVALNETPCVGVHHAEWGRLALFDFLLQVNDRLDRYCCGFQPDPAEPCVENLLHTKCRNSKDLVLVHILVRRVEPTRLVFIDNAGRPNHPHDNLNFRLVEGIDEFPERAVSVLQSGCLESMLLSSLYMDKQFWESRGGARGLKPLIHTVEQRGRILLQHIHDKRLRLNRDL is encoded by the exons ATG GCCTTAAGAATGTGGTCCAAGATCTGCTGCAAGAGGTGGGCAGTGTgggccttcctcctcctctttaccctgtctgtggtggtaatCAACACCCTCCCCTTCCCCCACTCTGAGACACGCAGGCTGCCCTCACGAGGCCTGAGCTCTGCTGGAGCTGAGGGGTATAGAGCGAGGGCAAGACCCAGGGAAAGGGCCACATTggcccctcaccaccaccaccatcttccTCTACCCCTCAACGGTCACAGTGGAGGTTGGAAGCAGAATGACAAAATCAAAGAGTCCTCCAAGCATCACCTGGTGAAGGACCAGCCCAAACTGGATAGGAGAGCAGCTAGCATGACAGGTGAGAGAACTCACAGCAACTACAAGAAGAATGGTAAAACTAAGGGCATCGCCTCCAAaaggaaagagaagaaagagattCCACCAAGTTCTATTAGAGACAAACAACATGATACCCCGCCATTGACAGTCAATGCTGTGCTAATAAGGCATGATGGAAGCCATCTAACCAACTGCAGTGGTTCAGAGCTCTCCACCCAACCACCACCTCTTCCCAGACAAGAGAACGTCCACCCAGCCGTGCCTCAAACTGTAGCTCGTAGCCATAGCCTCCCTTCTACTGCAGACCTCGGCCTGTCTGACTCTGAGCACAAATGTACTCCAGATGAACAGAGACAGGACCAGGGGCACACCGGGCAGGCAGGGAAGGCAGGGAGGAAGAACTTAACCAAGCAGCAGGCTGTGAAAAAGGTCCCCAGACAACTCAGGAAACGTGACAGACAGCCTTCGTGGCGTAAAGAGACCCGGCCCACAGCGGAAACAGCAGCAGCGGcagagaaagggagtgaggggGGGTCCCATTGGTGTAAGATGTCAGCTGGAGAGAGGGAGTTTCCAGACACTGACACGCGGAGAATAAGGACTGAGGACACTGACTCTGTGCCATGGCTCAGCAAGGATGACATTCACAAGATGGAGTTCCTCTCGAGCAGTGAGGTTGTCAGTAAGGCCAGGGTCCCAGCCCATGGACAGGTCCTCCATGTAGGGCTGGGTGCCCCTCATCATCCCCCTTCTCTTGGGGCTCCATTGGCTGACCACAGTGGGCACTGCCAACAGGGTCTGTGTGCCCTGATCAAACGTCCAGACGACTGGTTCGAAGTCTTCGCTTTCCATTTAGACCGTGTTCTCGGCTTGAACAGGAGTCTGCCCACAGTGCTCAGGGACTTCCACAGTGACATCCTGCCTTATAAATACACCAGAGGGGCAGCCAGACCCGTGGTGTGGTGGGACCCAGGCATCCAGCACCTGGCTGATGATGACAATGACCAGAACTCGTTCCCTCTCACCTGGCCCCAGTACCAGAGCCTGCTGAGGGCCAGGTGTGGCAGTGGCAGCGGTGTGGCCCTCAACGAGACCCCCTGTGTGGGGGTTCACCATGCGGAGTGGGGGCGCCTGGCACTCTTTGACTTCCTCCTACAG GTCAATGATCGTCTGGACCGGTACTGCTGCGGTTTCCAGCCTGACCCAGCAGAACCATGTGTGGAGAACCTGCTACATACCAAGTGCAGGAACTCAAAGGATCTAGTGCTGGTGCACATCCTG GTGAGGAGGGTAGAGCCTACCAGACTGGTGTTTATAGACAATGCAGGCAGGCCAAATCATCCCCATGACAACCTCAACTTCCGCTTAGTAGAGGGCATCGATGA GTTTCCAGAGAGAGCTGTATCAGTTCTCCAGTCTGGCTGTTTGGAGAGCATGCTCCTGAGCTCCCTGTATATGGACAAGCAATTCTGGGAGAGCCGAGGGGGGGCACGTGGCCTGAAACCTCTCATCCACACTGTTGAGCAGAGAGGGAGGATTCTGCTGCAGCACATCCACGACAAGAGACTGAGACTGAACAGGGATCTGTGA